The Anaerolineales bacterium region GATGTGCGTAGAGGCGCAGCGTGCTACGCCCCTGCATAGCCGATATTGAGTTCCAGCCAACAGGCAGGAACTCTGCACCGAATCGCGTAGGGGCGGGTCTAAGACCCGCCCCTACATGGCCGATATTGAATTCCAGATCAGCAGGCAGAAGAGCCATAGTGTGTCCCGAACGGAGCGAGGGACCGTTGCAGCGAGCATAAGGCGCAGCACGCTGCCCTTAGCCAAACAGACTACAGATTGCGCGCGAAGGCCGCCAAAGTGGTCTCAACATCGGCCTGATCCACCCCGTGATGGGTAACCGCGCGGAAGCTGCCGTAGCTGCCCTCATCCAACAGCACGCCGTCTCGGGCCAGATTGGCAATCAGCGCCTGCGGGTTTACTTGCGAACCTTCGGCCAGGCGGAAGCGCACAATGTTGGTGTGTGCTTCCGGCACCACAAAGTCGCGGAACTCCATCAGGCCTTCGGCCAGGCGGGCGGCGCAGGCATGGTCCTCCGCCAGGCGGTCCACCATCTTGGTCAGCGAAAGTATGCCCGCCGCGGCCAGAATGCCGGCCTGGCGCATGCCGCCGCCGAGCTGCTTGCGAGCACGGCGGGCACGATAGATGAAATCCTCATCGCCACACAGCACCGAGCCGACCGGGGCGCACAACCCTTTGCTCAGGCAGAAGGTAACCGAGTCAGCATCCGCCACCAGGGCAGCCGCCGGCACCCCTAGCGCCACGGCAGCGTTGAACAGGCGCGCGCCATCAATGTGCAGCTTGAGCCCGTTGGCATGGGCCAGCCCGGCCACGGCGCGGGTGTATTCCACACTGAGCGGTACGCCATTGCAACGATTGTGAGTGTTCTCAAGCGAAATAAGTCGCGTCACCGCGTGGTGCACATCGTCCTCACGGATAGCCCCTCGAATGTCCTCCAGGCGCAACGTGCCGTCCGGCTGGTTGGGCAGCGTGTGCGGCTGAATGCCGCCCACCGCGGCCAGGCTGCCGGTCTCCGAGTTGAACGGGTGCGAAAGATTGCCGAGGATCAACTCGTCGCCGCGCTGGCAGTGAGCTAAAAACGCGGCCAGGTTACCCATATGGCCCGAGGGCACGAACAGGGCCGCCGCCTTGCCAGTCATCTCGGCCGCCAGCTCCTGTAATCGGTTTACAGTGGGGTCTTCGCCATACACATCATCGCCCACTTCGGCGCGGGCCATCGCCTCACGCATTTCCTCGGTCGGCTTGGTAACGGTATCAGAACGCAGGTCAATCGGAGTCATGTGCTCATTCTAAGCGGGATTAATCGATTAATCCGTTAATCCGTTAATCCGTTAATCCAAACTATCAACAATGATTTAGCGATATGCGCTTTTGCAGATTCGTGCCCACACGCTGCCGCACTAAAGGCACTGTCGTCATTCCGAACAAGCCGCGTAGCGGCGAGGAGCCGCAGTGCATTCCTGCGGAGGAATCCTTTAGGACAATCCAAAGTCATGTTGATGGTGCAATGGCCTCGCTACGCTCGGAATGCACGATGCGCGCGTAGCCCCACTCTCTTGTCATTCTGACCGGGTTCATGCACATACACCTGACCGCCGAACCCAGATCAGGGAAGAATCCTTACTGGCATATCTTCCGTGCAACGCGGGGGCCAAAAGTCTCGTCAGCGAGGATTCCTCGCTACGCTCGGAACGCACGGCCCCGCGTTGGGGCGTACTGCGTGCGCTCACTAGGGCACCTGCCACCCGGAACCCTTGACACCACACCCCAATTCGCCCGCCAACCAAGGTTCCCTGCTATACCCTGTCATTGCGAGGACGTAAAGCCACCTATCGCTGAGCGACAAGCCGAAAAGACAAAGAATTAACCAACTCAATGAAACGAGGTTAAAACTATTAAAACAATTAATACATTAGGTACATTTCCCGTAAGCGCAGGCTACACAGGATGAAAAAGCAGGGGCAAATGTTTTAACTTGAGAACTATCAAAGCGGGGTCAGTACTTTGACTGTGATGATGATTAATAGTTATCTGCGAACAAGCGCACTGCGGTGCGCCCTGCCAGCGCTACCCTCTGGCCTGCAAGTTTTTCAGCGCATGCTGCAGATCAGCCGGCAGTGGTGCGCTAAAGGTGCGCATCTCGCTCTCACCCGGCAGCACCAGCCCCAGGCGAGCCGCATGCAAAAACTGGCGCTTGAGCGGCAAGCTGGGCTTGCGGCGGCCATACACCGTATCCCCCGCCACAGGGCAGCCAATAAAAGCCAGATGCACGCGGATCTGGTGCGTGCGGCCTGTGTGTATATCCACTTCCAGCAGCGTGTGCTCGTCAAATTCCTCGACCGTGCGGTACTCGCTCACCGCCTCGCGGCCACGGCTGCTACTGGAGCGCACCACCGCCATGCGCTTGCGCTCACGCGGGTCACGCCCGATGGCCGCCTCGATGCGGCCGGTGGGCGTGGTCGGCCGCCCATCTACCAGGGCGATGTAGGTCTTTTGAGCCTGGCGCTGCTGGAACTGGGCCTGCAGTGCGTGCTGGGCCGCGTCGTTCTTGGCCAGCACGATCAGGCCCGAGGTGTCCTTGTCCAGGCGGTGGACGAGGCCAGGGCGCAGCTCGCCGCCCACGCCTTCGATCTCGGGCGCGTGGGCCAGTGCAGCATTAATGAGCGTGCTGCGGTCATGCCCGGCAGCCGGGTGCACCACCATGCCTGCTGGCTTGTTGACGATCAGCACATCATTGTTCTCAAAGACGACATCCAGCGGAATATTTTCTGGCACCAGCTGGCTGCGCGCGGCCGGCGGCACGCGCACATCAACCTGCTCGCCGCCCTCAAGCTGCTGGCCGCTTTTGCTGGCTGGCTTCCCATTCACCAGCACCAGCCCATCCTTGATCAAGGCCTGCAGGCGGGCGCGTGAGAAGCCATCCAGTTGCTCAACCAGAAATTTATCCAGGCGCTGCACGCCGCCCTGGTTTTGGAAGGTATGGGTGATACCCGGCGGGCAGGTGTCCTCAGTTGGCGGGTTTGTCATCGCCCTTGGCAGGCGCGCCGTGGGCCTGCTCCCTGCGCTCACGGTTGAAGAGAAGGTCCAGCAACAGCACCGCCACGCCACAGGTGATGCTGGCATCGGCAATGTTCCACACCGGGAAGCGGCCAATCGAAATGAAATCGGTCACATGGCCATGCTGCAGCCGGTCGATCAGGTTGCCCAGCGCCCCACCCAGCTGCAGGCTCATCGCCAGGCGCACAGCCCAATCGCCCGGCTCCAGGCGCGGGAAGTAGTACACGATCATGCCCGCCACCAGGATCGCCAGCACGGCGAAGATGCCGCCGGCGTTCTGGAACATGCCAAAGGCCGCGCCGGTGTTTTGCCAATGCACAATGCGCGCATACGGCGCCAGCTCCTCCCATGGCATCCAGGTCTGGCCATAGGCCAGGTTGGCGCGCACCCAGTTCTTGGTGAGCTGGTCAAGCACAATGAGGGTGCCGGAGATCAGCACCAGAGAGAAATAGCTGCGCAGGTTAATGCGGGGTTGCGGTGTGTTGGATGTCATGAGCCCTCAAGCTGGGATGAAGCGCTATTCTACCCGTCACGGGGCGAGTCACTTCTGGTCTTGCAAATATACGCGTGGCACGCGTGTATTGATGTTGGTGAGGATCTCATAGGGGATGGTGCCGGCCCAGCCGGCCAGGTCTTCGACCGTGATGCGCTCGTTGCCGCTCTGGCCTACCACAATGATCTCATCCTCGTTGAAGGCGGAGTCTTCTTCTATATTGACCATGAACTGGTCCATGCAAATGGTGCCCACCACCGGATAGCGTTGGCCCTTGATCAGCACCTGCGCCTTGCCAGACATCGCGCGGAAATAGCCATCGCCATAGCCCACCGGCACGGTGACCACCCGCACCGGGTGGTCGCTCTGCCAAGTCGAGCCGTAGCTCACCGGGTGGCCGGGCTGCACAACTTTGAAATACACAATGCGCGAAGACCAGGTGAGCGCCGGCCGCACAGCCACAGTCTGCTGAACCTGGGCGGAAGGATATACACCATACAGCAAGATGCCCGGCCGCACCATGTCCATCCAGCTTTCGGGCAACTGCAGCACCGCGCCGGAGTTGGCCATGTGGCGCAGCGGCATTGGCAGGCTGCGCTTCTCATAGAAGCGCAGCACTTCCTGAAAGCGCTCCACTTGCAAACGAGCCGAACTCAGGTCTGCCGCGTCGGCATTGGCAAAGTGCGAGAAGATGCCCTCAACCTCAACATGCTTACACTGCAAGGTGGCTTCGAGCAAACTTTCGGCGTTGTAGTAGTGCACGCCAATACGCTCCATGCCCGTGTCGATCTTGAGGTGCACACGGGCGGTCACGCCGGCAGCCGCCGCGGCGGCCTCGACCTGCTCCAGTTTCTGGGTCGAAGATACCGTCAGGGTCAGATTGTGCTGCAGGAACAGCGGCGCCTGGCTGCCCAGAATGCCCCCCAGCACCAGGATCGGCGTGGTGATGCCCGCCTCGCGCAGCAGGATGCCTTCTTCGAGGTACGCCACGCCGATCGAGCCGACCCCCAGCTCTTGCATATATTGGCCCACCCGCACCAGGCCGTGCCCGTAGGCATTGGCTTTGAGGATTGGCATGACCCTGGCGCCGCCCACATGCGTCTGGATGGCCTGCAGGTTACTTTGCAGGCGATGCAGGTCCACCTGCACATGCGTGGGGCGCAAGTCAGCGCTGGTGCTGATGGTGGGATGGTTGCTGATTTGCATGCAGGTGAATTCTATCTGTGAAGGACATCATCTTGGGGATTGCTTCGCCCGCCTGCAGCGGGCTCGCAAGGACGGCGATGGGTCGTCTTTGCGAGGAGGGCTGCACAAAGTGCAGCCGACGAAGCAATCTCCAACATAGGTCAGTTCCGGCCGGCGCGCACACGCTGGCGGGCAAAGGCCAGGGCCGCGGCCCGGTCAGGCACATTGCCCATGGCCTGGGCCTCGCGCAGCGCCTCCAGGATCTCGCCCACCTTGCGGCCCGGCTTGAGGCCCAGCTCGTTCATCAGGTCATTGCCATTGAGCAGCACCGGCGGTGAGACGATCTCATCGGCCAGCTCATAGTAGCCCTCCAGCAGGGCGCGCAAAGTATCCAGCGTGGCGGTGAGCTCCTTCTCGTCCACGGCAGGGCCGCGCTTGCCAAGCTGGTCGGCCAGCGAGAGCAGGCAGATGTCCACGCCGGCCGCGCCGGCGTCACGAAAGTAACGATAGATGGCGCGGCGACTGGGCGGCTTGCCTGTGTGGGTCAGCAGGAAGGGGCGCATGTGGTGCGCCACAATCGTACGCAGCAGTTGGGTCTCGTCGCTGCTCAGGTGCATGGCCTGGGCGCGCTCCTCGATCAGCTCGGCGCCGCGTGCTTCATGCTCAAAGAAGCGGATGCGTCCGTTGGGATCCACCGTGCGGGCCAGCGCCTTGCCGGCATCATGCAGCAGGGCGGCCAGCAGCAGCAGGCCACGCCGCGGGCGGCCAGGCACCAGCTCAGCCGCCAGGTGCTGGCTGATCTGGCCGCGGTAACGGCCAAGGCGCAGCACGGTCAGCCCGCTGACCAGCTCCCCCACCCCATCCGCCGGATAGTTTTCATCCAGCGCGCTGAAGACCAGGCCCAGCTTGTCTACGACGTGCAGACTGTGATTCCACACATCGTAGATGTGCGGCGGCGATTGCTCCAGACCTTTGAGCGGCTCAAGCTCGGGAAACAGTACCGACAACGCGCCGAACACATCCAGCGCACGCAGTGAGGCGGCGGGCTTGGGCGCCAACAGCAGGCGGAAGATCTCATCCCGCCGGCGCTCCGGCGAGACCTGGGCCAGCTGCGGCACAGCAGCGCGCAGGGCGGCGCGTGTGTCCGGCTCCATTTGCAAGCCGAAGGCAGCCGCCATGCGCACGGCGCGCAGGATGCGCACCGGATCGTTGGCAAAGGCCAACGATCCGCCCATACGCAAGCGCTTGGCGCGCAGGTCGGCTGCGCCGCCCAGCGGGTCATGCAGGGCTGAGTCGTGCAGACTGAGCGCCATAGCGTTAATGGTGAAATCACGCCCGGCCAGGTCTTCCTCCAGGCTGGCGCCCTGCTGGGCGACAAAGTCGAGCGCGGCGCCATGGTCCGGCAGCAGCACGCGGCCAGCATCGCGCTCGGCGTCCAGCGCGTAGAAGCTGCCGCCGAGCGCATCGGCCACCTTGCGCGCCAAGGGGATGGCGCGGCCCGGCACGACAAAATCGAGATCGTGCACGGCGCGGTTGAGCAGCAGGTCGCGCACCGCGCCGCCCACCAGGTACAGCGGCTGATCAGGTGGCACGGCGGCGCGCACTTGTTGCACCAGTGGCGGCAGTTGAGGAAAACCGGTCATGAGCTAAGTCTAGCGTACGCGTTCCCTCTGGAGCGCTACTAGTCTATTCAGCAGCTTTGTACTTACTGGTATCGACCACGCCGATAAAGGGCAGATTGCGGTAGTACTCATCCAGATCAAGCCCATAGCCAAAAACGAACTTGGTAGGGATGACGAAGCCGGTGTAATCAATCTGCACTTCCGTCTGGCGCAATTCCGGCTTGTCGAGCAGGCTGCAGACTTTGAGGCTAGCAGGGTTGCGGGATTGCAGCAGAGCCAGCACCGAGGCGATCGTGTTGCCGCTGTCCACAATGTCCTCAACCAGCACCACATTACGCCCGGCAATGTCCATGCTCAGGTCCATGGTGATGCGCACCTGGCCGCTGCTCTCCCGCGCCCCGGCGCCATAGGAGGAGACGGCCATAAAATCCATCATGTGCGGGGCGCCGATGTGGCGCACCAGGTCAGTGAGGAACATGACCCCGCCTCGCAGAATGCAGATGAGCACCAGATCGCGGCCGGCATAATCCTGGCTGATCTGAGCGCCTAGTTCTTTGATGCGGGTTTGCAGCTGCTCTTCGGTGATCAGCACCTCAGACAGCAGGTCGGCATAGGGCGGCGGGAGCTGCGGCATGGTTAGTTGGGCACCTCGTGGTGGGCACGGCAGCGCGCTTCGTACATTTCAGAGGCGCCGACGATAACAATGGGGTCATTGTAGTTGGCGGGGCGGCCGTTCACCAAGCGCTGGGTACGGCTGGCATCCCGCCCGCACACCATGCAAATGGCGTGCAGCTTGTCCACCCGCTCGGCCTGAGCGGTGAGCACCGGCATGCTGCCGAAGGGCTCGCCGCGGAAATCGGTATCGAGCCCGGCGACGATGACGCGGAGGCCACTCTCGGCCAGGTATTTGGCGATGGCCACGATTTCCTCATCCAGAAATTGGGCCTCGTCTATCCCCACCACGGTGGTGGCGGGCTGCAGCTGGGCACGGATGTCGGCGGCCTTTTCGATGGCAACGGCATCGAATTCATTGCCGGCGTGGGAGACGACCTTGCTTTCGGCGTAACGGTCATCCAGAGCAGGCTTGAATACCTGGATGTGCTGATTGGCGATCTTGGCGCGGCGCAGGCGGCGGATCAGTTCGTCAGATTTGCCGCAGAACATCGAGCCGGTGATGACTTCCAGTGAGCCGGTTTGGGTTTCCATTTGCACCTCAACAGTTGTGAAGGGAGTGCGCCACAAACCGTGGCTTTGGCGCTTATTGTAGAACAACTCCGCGCGGGATGCCACGCAAAGTTGGGCAGACCGGAATCTTTAAACAAAAAAGCGCTCCCGTGCGGGAGCGCTTTTGAATTGCTACGGAGTTATTCAGCCGCTTCGGCTTCAGCCTCGGGCTCGGTGTCGCTGCCTTCGGGCAGGGCGAAACCGGCGCGCTTGAGAGCCTTCTTGGTGTCGGCCAGACCCTTGCGGCCAACGCCATCCAGCGCCAGCAGAGCTTGGTCGCCGCCTTGCAGCTTCTCGACGAATTGGCCGGCGGTCTCGATGCCGGCGGCCTTGTAGGCCTCCAGCGTCTTCTTGGTGAGTTCGAACTCAGCCAGCGGGCGGGTGGGCGAGGTCTTGGCCGCGGTGGCGGCGTCGCGGGTCTTCTTGTACTCGGTGCGCACTTCCAAGCGCTTGTAGAAGCGGTCCACCTGGCCTTCG contains the following coding sequences:
- the lspA gene encoding signal peptidase II, whose amino-acid sequence is MTSNTPQPRINLRSYFSLVLISGTLIVLDQLTKNWVRANLAYGQTWMPWEELAPYARIVHWQNTGAAFGMFQNAGGIFAVLAILVAGMIVYYFPRLEPGDWAVRLAMSLQLGGALGNLIDRLQHGHVTDFISIGRFPVWNIADASITCGVAVLLLDLLFNRERREQAHGAPAKGDDKPAN
- the hpt gene encoding hypoxanthine phosphoribosyltransferase codes for the protein MPQLPPPYADLLSEVLITEEQLQTRIKELGAQISQDYAGRDLVLICILRGGVMFLTDLVRHIGAPHMMDFMAVSSYGAGARESSGQVRITMDLSMDIAGRNVVLVEDIVDSGNTIASVLALLQSRNPASLKVCSLLDKPELRQTEVQIDYTGFVIPTKFVFGYGLDLDEYYRNLPFIGVVDTSKYKAAE
- a CDS encoding thymidine kinase; translation: METQTGSLEVITGSMFCGKSDELIRRLRRAKIANQHIQVFKPALDDRYAESKVVSHAGNEFDAVAIEKAADIRAQLQPATTVVGIDEAQFLDEEIVAIAKYLAESGLRVIVAGLDTDFRGEPFGSMPVLTAQAERVDKLHAICMVCGRDASRTQRLVNGRPANYNDPIVIVGASEMYEARCRAHHEVPN
- a CDS encoding HD domain-containing protein — translated: MTGFPQLPPLVQQVRAAVPPDQPLYLVGGAVRDLLLNRAVHDLDFVVPGRAIPLARKVADALGGSFYALDAERDAGRVLLPDHGAALDFVAQQGASLEEDLAGRDFTINAMALSLHDSALHDPLGGAADLRAKRLRMGGSLAFANDPVRILRAVRMAAAFGLQMEPDTRAALRAAVPQLAQVSPERRRDEIFRLLLAPKPAASLRALDVFGALSVLFPELEPLKGLEQSPPHIYDVWNHSLHVVDKLGLVFSALDENYPADGVGELVSGLTVLRLGRYRGQISQHLAAELVPGRPRRGLLLLAALLHDAGKALARTVDPNGRIRFFEHEARGAELIEERAQAMHLSSDETQLLRTIVAHHMRPFLLTHTGKPPSRRAIYRYFRDAGAAGVDICLLSLADQLGKRGPAVDEKELTATLDTLRALLEGYYELADEIVSPPVLLNGNDLMNELGLKPGRKVGEILEALREAQAMGNVPDRAAALAFARQRVRAGRN
- the rpmE gene encoding 50S ribosomal protein L31 produces the protein MKAEIHPKYYTEAKVICACGNSWTTGSTKAEIRVDICSNCHPFYTGEQRIVDTEGQVDRFYKRLEVRTEYKKTRDAATAAKTSPTRPLAEFELTKKTLEAYKAAGIETAGQFVEKLQGGDQALLALDGVGRKGLADTKKALKRAGFALPEGSDTEPEAEAEAAE
- a CDS encoding RluA family pseudouridine synthase, yielding MTNPPTEDTCPPGITHTFQNQGGVQRLDKFLVEQLDGFSRARLQALIKDGLVLVNGKPASKSGQQLEGGEQVDVRVPPAARSQLVPENIPLDVVFENNDVLIVNKPAGMVVHPAAGHDRSTLINAALAHAPEIEGVGGELRPGLVHRLDKDTSGLIVLAKNDAAQHALQAQFQQRQAQKTYIALVDGRPTTPTGRIEAAIGRDPRERKRMAVVRSSSSRGREAVSEYRTVEEFDEHTLLEVDIHTGRTHQIRVHLAFIGCPVAGDTVYGRRKPSLPLKRQFLHAARLGLVLPGESEMRTFSAPLPADLQHALKNLQARG
- the alr gene encoding alanine racemase, producing the protein MQISNHPTISTSADLRPTHVQVDLHRLQSNLQAIQTHVGGARVMPILKANAYGHGLVRVGQYMQELGVGSIGVAYLEEGILLREAGITTPILVLGGILGSQAPLFLQHNLTLTVSSTQKLEQVEAAAAAAGVTARVHLKIDTGMERIGVHYYNAESLLEATLQCKHVEVEGIFSHFANADAADLSSARLQVERFQEVLRFYEKRSLPMPLRHMANSGAVLQLPESWMDMVRPGILLYGVYPSAQVQQTVAVRPALTWSSRIVYFKVVQPGHPVSYGSTWQSDHPVRVVTVPVGYGDGYFRAMSGKAQVLIKGQRYPVVGTICMDQFMVNIEEDSAFNEDEIIVVGQSGNERITVEDLAGWAGTIPYEILTNINTRVPRVYLQDQK
- the ltaE gene encoding low-specificity L-threonine aldolase; protein product: MTPIDLRSDTVTKPTEEMREAMARAEVGDDVYGEDPTVNRLQELAAEMTGKAAALFVPSGHMGNLAAFLAHCQRGDELILGNLSHPFNSETGSLAAVGGIQPHTLPNQPDGTLRLEDIRGAIREDDVHHAVTRLISLENTHNRCNGVPLSVEYTRAVAGLAHANGLKLHIDGARLFNAAVALGVPAAALVADADSVTFCLSKGLCAPVGSVLCGDEDFIYRARRARKQLGGGMRQAGILAAAGILSLTKMVDRLAEDHACAARLAEGLMEFRDFVVPEAHTNIVRFRLAEGSQVNPQALIANLARDGVLLDEGSYGSFRAVTHHGVDQADVETTLAAFARNL